From a region of the Oryza sativa Japonica Group chromosome 6, ASM3414082v1 genome:
- the LOC4341357 gene encoding tetraspanin-2 precursor, whose product MAVSNNITACVNFLALVCAVPVVATGVWFASKQGDDCARVARWPLAILGAALLLVALAGFAGAYWNRRGLLAAYLFAMAALITLLLALLVFAFAVTRPSGAYPAFARAYDDYRLDGYSTWLRDRVAGDPRRWEGIRACLAASDTCRKLAQESVFFITPEQFYQSHLTPLQSGCCKPPTVCGYAYVSPTVWVNPANPAADADCAAWGNDPSQLCYECSSCKAGMLGTLREQWRRANVALVIATVALIFFYVIGCSAFKNAQTEDLFRRYKWRN is encoded by the exons ATGGCGGTGAGCAACAACATCACGGCGTGCGTCAACTTCCTGGCGCTGGTGTGCGCCGTCCCGGTGGTGGCCACGGGCGTCTGGTTCGCCTCCAAGCAGGGCGACGACTGCGCCCGCGTCGCGCGCTGGCCGCTCGCTAtcctcggcgccgccctcctcctcgtcgccctcgccggctTCGCCGGCGCCTACTGGAACCGCcggggcctcctcgccgcctacctcttcgccatggccgcgctcatcaccctcctcctcgccctcctcgtctTCGCCTTCGCCGTCACCCGCCCCTCCGGCGCCTACcccgccttcgcccgcgcctacGACGACTACCGCCTCGACGGCTACTCCACCTGGCTGCGGgaccgcgtcgccggcgaccctcGCCGGTGGGAGGGGATCAGGGCTtgcctcgccgcctccgacaCCTGCAGGAAGCTGGCGCAGGAGAGCGTCTTCTTCATCACCCCCGAGCAGTTCTACCAATCACACCTCACCCCGCTCCAG TCGGGCTGCTGCAAGCCGCCGACGGTGTGCGGGTACGCGTACGTGAGCCCGACGGTGTGGGTGAACCCGGCGAACCCGGCTGCGGACGCGGACTGCGCCGCGTGGGGGAACGACCCGTCGCAGCTCTGCTACGAGTGCAGCTCCTGCAAGGCCGGGATGCTGGGCACCCTGCGGGAGCAGTGGCGCAGGGCCAacgtcgccctcgtcatcgcCACCGTCGCGCTCATCTTCTTCTACGTCATCGGCTGCAGCGCCTTCAAGAACGCGCAGACCGAGGACCTCTTCCGCCGCTACAAGTGGCGCAACTGA